The sequence below is a genomic window from bacterium.
CCACCGCGGAGCACGACGATTGAAATAGCCGCCCCGATGATCAGGTCCGGAAGGCGATTGCCAAGATACCTCACCAGCCCCCCAGAGATGATTACGCCGACATTAGCGATGACGTCGTTGGTGGAGAAAATCCACGAAGCCCGCATATGGATGCCACCCTGGCGATGTCCGGCGATGAGCAGCAGGCAGCACACGTTTGCGACCAGCGCGATGGCGCCCACCACCATCATCAGTATGCTTGCGGGACCGCTGCCATAGAGGAAACGGCGCACCACCTCAACGAGGACTCCGAGGCCCAGGGCGATCTGAAGCACTCCGCTTGCCGTTGCAG
It includes:
- a CDS encoding cation transporter, coding for MTDCGCEREKAAELERRTLWTLLAINGVMFLVEAFAGWYGESAGLLADSLDMFADASVYGIALYAVGRSRRLQVSAATASGVLQIALGLGVLVEVVRRFLYGSGPASILMMVVGAIALVANVCCLLLIAGHRQGGIHMRASWIFSTNDVIANVGVIISGGLVRYLGNRLPDLIIGAAISIVVLRGGVQILREAKEARQGKLGA